TCTCTCGCGCCCGGTGGTCACGCGCTACGTGGCCGAGCTCGAGCAATGGACCGGCGCGCGCCTCCTGCACCGCACGACGCGCCGGCTGAGCCTCACGGCGGCGGGCGAGGAACTGCTGCCGCGCTGCCGCCAGGTGCTCGAACTCGCGGGCGACATGCAGGAGGCCGTGCGGCAGCCGGCCGAAGCGCCGCGCGGCCAGTTGCGCATCACGGCCAGTACCTCGTTCGCGCAGGCGCAGCTGGCCGATGCGGTGGCCGAGTACGTGCGGCTCTATCCCGGCGTGGCGGTCGACCTGGTGCTGCTGGACCGGGCGGTGAACCTGGTGGACGAGCGCATCGACCTGGCGATCCGCGTGGCGGTCGAGATCGACCCCAACCTCATTGCGCGGCGGCTGACCGATTGCCGCTCGGTGGTGTGCGCGTCACCGGGCTACCTGAAGGAGCACGGGCAGCCGCTGCGCGTGGAGGAACTGGCCCAGCGCAACTGCCTCACGCACTCGTACTTCGGCCGCAGCCTCTGGAACTTCACGCGCAAGGAAGACGGCACGCCCGTTTCTGTGGCCGTCGGCGGCAACGTGTCGACCAACGATGCCGCGAGCCTGATGCATCTGGCGCGGGCCGGGGCCGGCATTGCGATGCTGCCGACCTACCTGACTGCCGGCTTGCTGCAGGCGGGTGAACTGGTGCGGCTCTTCCCGGAGTTCGAGCCGCAGGTCGTCGGCATGTACGCGGTGTACGCCTCGCGCAAGCACATGCCGGCCACGCTGCGCACGATGCTCGACTTCCTGGCCGGGCGATTCACCGAGGTGCCGGCATGGGATGCCTCGTCGCAGCCTCGCCGGGGTACGGCTGCGTGATCTCTCTCAATGACGGGTGCTGGCAGTGGCCGCATCGTTCATCAGCTTGTCGGTGTAGGCAATGGCCATGGCCGAGAACAAGAAGGCGATGTGGATCACGGTCTGCGCAATCAGCACGCGGTCGGTGTAGTTGTCCGCGTTGATGAAGGTCTTCAGCAGGTGGATCGAGCTGATGCCGATGATGGCGGTGGCCAGCTTCACCTTGAGCACCGAGGCGTTCACGTGGCTCAGCCATTCGGGCTGGTCACGGTGGCCTTCGAGGTCCATGCGGCTCACGAAGGTTTCGTAGCCGCCCACGATCACCATGATCAGCAGGTTGGAGATCATCACCACGTCGATCAGCGCCAGCACCACCAGCATGATCACCGTTTCGTTGAGCGTGCCCACCGGCGCCATGGTCTTGTAGCCGATGCTGGTGACCAGCGCCTGCAGCGCGTCCTTGCTGCCGAAGGCCGCTTCGACCAGGTGCAGCAGTTCGACCAGGAAGTGCACCACGTACACCGCCTGCGCCACGATCAGGCCCAGGTACAGCGGCAGCTGCAGCCAGCGGCTCGCGAAAATCAGCTTGGGCAGCGGCCGAAGCGGGGAAGCACGGGCTGGAACGGGCGTATTCGGGCGGTCGAAGGATTCGGGTGCGGACATGAAGAGGATGATTGGAAACGACCGACGATTCTAGAGGTGCCCCCGTGGCCGCTCCGTGATAACCCCGCGAACTAATATCGAACCGTCAGTGACCCGTAAGTGGGTCCGCCGACATTACGGCCGCACCTATCAAGGAGACAAGAAAATGAGCAGCAGCGCATCGAAGAACATCGAATCCGTCCTGGTCGAGAACCGCGTGTTCCCGCCCGACGCCCGCGCCACCGAAGGCGCCCGCCTTTCCGGCATGGCCGCCTACGAGGCCCTGTGCCAGGAAGCCGAACAGGACTTCGAGGGATTCTGGACCCGCCTGGCCAAGGGCAACCTGCAGTGGACCAAGCCCTTCACAAAGACGCTCGACGAGTCGAAGGCCCCGTTCTACGAATGGTTCGGCGATGGCGAGCTCAACGCCAGCGCCAACTGCCTCGACAAGCACATCGGCACCCCCGTCGAGCACAAGACCGCCATCGTCTTCGAGGCCGACGACGGCGCCGTCACCAAGGTCACGTACAAGGAGCTGCTCGCCCGTGTGAGCCAGTTCGCCAATGCGCTGAAGGCCGAGGGCATCCAGAAGGGCGACCGCGTCATCATCTACATGCCCATGACCGTCGAAGGCGTAGTCGCCATGCAGGCGTGCGCGCGCATCGGCGCCACGCACAGCGTGGTGTTCGGCGGCTTCTCGGCCAAGGCGCTGCAGGAGCGCATCATCGACGCCGGCGCGGTGGCCGTCATCACCGCCAACTACCAGCTGCGCGGCGGCAAGGAACTGCCGCTCAAGGCCATCGTCGACGACGGCATTGCGCTCGGCGGCTGCGAATCGATCAAGACCGTGTTCGTCTACGAGCGCACGCCCACCGCGTGGCAGCGCGTCGAGGGCCGCGACAAGAGCTTTGCCGAGGCGCTGGCAGGCCAGAGCACCGACTGCCCGCCCGTGCCGGTGAACGCCGAGCATCCGCTCTTCATCCTCTACACCTCGGGCTCCACCGGCAAGCCCAAGGGCGTGCAGCACGCCACCGGCGGCTACCTGCTGTGGGCCAAGCTCACCATGGACTGGACCTTCGACATCCGGCCCGAAGACGTGTTCTGGTGCACCGCCGACATCGGCTGGATCACCGGCCACACCTACGTCGCCTACGGCCCGCTCGCGGCCGGCGCCACGCAGGTGGTGTTCGAAGGCATTCCGACCTTCCCGCATGCGGGCCGCTTCTGGCAGATGATCGAGAAGCACAAGGTCAGCGTGTTCTACACCGCGCCCACCGCCATCCGCTCGCTCATTAAGGCGGCCGAGGGCGACGAGAAGGTGCATCCGAAGAACTGGAACCTCGACAGCCTGCGCATCCTCGGTTCGGTCGGCGAGCCCATCAATCCCGAGGCCTGGATGTGGTACCACCGCAATATCGGCCACGAGAAATGTCCGATTGTCGACACCTTCTGGCAGACCGAAACCGGTGGCCACGTGATCACGCCGCTGCCGGGCGCCACGCCGCTGGTGCCGGGCTCGTGCACCTTGCCGCTGCCGGGCATCATGGCCGCCATCGTCGACGAGACCGGCAAGGACCTGCCCAACGGCGCGGGCGGCATGCTGGTCATCAAACGGCCGTGGCCTTCGATGATCCGCACCATCTGGAACGACCCCGAGCGCTTCAAGAAAAGCTATTTCCCCGAGGAGATGGGCGGCACCATCTACCTGGCCGGCGACGGCGCGGTGCGCAGTGCCGACCGCGGCTACTTCCGCATCACGGGGCGCATCGACGACGTGCTCAACGTGTCGGGGCATCGCCTGGGCACGATGGAAATCGAATCGGCGCTGGTCTCCAAGACCGACCTCGTGGCCGAAGCCGCCGTGGTCGGGCGGCCCGACGACGTGACGGGCGAGGCGGTGTGCGCCTTCGTCGTGCTCAAGCGCTCACGCCCGACCGGCGAGGAGGCCAAGCAGATCGCCAACGAGCTGCGCGCCTGGGTGGCCAAGGAGATCGGACCGATCGCCAAGCCCAAGGACATCCGCTTCGGCGACAACCTGCCCAAGACGCGCAGCGGCAAGATCATGCGGCGCCTCTTGCGCAGCATCGCCAAGGGCGAGGCCATCACGCAGGACATCTCCACGCTGGAAAATCCGGCGATTCTGGAGCAGTTGTCACAGACGAATTGATTCGATCTGTAGGACATGGCCGTTAGTGGGGAGCAGGGGCCATTGCGGCCAGCAGCCTGAGGTAAAACCGGCGCAGTTGCCATGCACCTCGACGTGCATGGCGCAGTCCACTGTGTTCGATCTTTACGAAGGAGGCCCCCATGGGCGTGAGATCTGCTTTCCTTTTCGTCATCCTGCTGCTGATCGCGGCGCTTGCCGCACTCAACTGGGGAACGCTCTCGGCGCCGGTGCCGGTGTCGCTCGGCTTCATGACCGTGTCCGCCCCGCTGGGACTCATGATGCTGGGGCTGACGGTGGCCCTGGGCGTGTTCTTCCTGGTCTACGTGCTGTACCTGCACAGTTCGGTGCTGCTCGATGCCAAGCGCCACAACAGGGAAATGCAGGTGCAGCGCGACCTGGCCGACAAGGCCGAGGCCTCGCGCTTCACCGAGCTGCGCAATTTCCTCGAAGCGCAGGAAACCAAGCACATGGCGCAGAACGCCGATCGGCATGCCGCACTGCTGACGCGGCTCGGGCAGGTCGAGAGCGTGATCCGCCAGCGCTCGGAGCAGTCCGACAACACCGTGGCCGCGCACATCGGCCAGCTCGAAGACCGCATCGAGCGCAAGCCGCCCACGGACATCGATCCGCGGGTCTGATGAGCCTTATCAGCGCGCCAGCAGCACCCAGGCGGCCAGCTTCTTGGCGTCGGCTTCGCTGACCTGGGTGTTGGCCGGCATCGGCACCGGGCCCCAGACGCCCGAACCGCCCTTGATGATCTTCGCCGCCAGCATGTCGACGGCACCCGCGTTGCCCTTGTACTTGGCGGCCACGTCCTTGAAGGCGGGGCCGAGCACCTTGCGGTCCACCGCATGGCAGCTCATGCAGTTTTTCGACGTGGCCAGCGCCAGGTCGGCAAAGGCGGGTGCCGCCAGGCCGAGGCCGAGGACTGCGAAGGACAGGAGTCTTTTCATGGGGGCTTATTCGTAATGGCTGGGTTACATTCGATGCAACGCGATTGTAGGTAGCGCCGTGCACCGGCGTCCGGAAGCGTTGCCAACAAAACCCGGAGGGATTCGCGATGCTTTTTCTGCTGCTGGGCCTGCTTGCCGTGGGCCTCAAATACTTCGAGGTGGGCATGGTGGCCGGCTGGAGCTGGTGGATCGTGCTGTCGCCTTTTGCCATGGCCGTGGCATGGTGGGCATGGGCCGACTGGTCGGGCTACACCAAGCGCAAGGTCGTCGAACGCGAGGAAGCGCGCAAACAGGCGCGCATCGACCGCCAGCGCAGCAACATGGGCTTGCCGGCCAACAAGAGCCAGCGCCCGAAGCGCTGACCCGCGCGCAGGGTCAGCCCGGCTTCTTCAGAACTTGTCGAGCACCGCGCCCGAGCTTGCGCTGGAGGCGTTGAACGCGAACTTGGCCTGCACGCCGCGCGTGTAGCGCGGTGCCGGCGGCTTCCAGCCTTCGCGGCGCTTGGCCAGTTCGGCTTCGGGCACGTTGAGCTCGAGCACCAGCTTGTGCGCGTCGATGGTGATCGAGTCGCCTTCGTTCACGAACGCAATGGTGCCGCCCGCAGCCGCTTCAGGCGCGACGTGGCCCACCACCATGCCCCAGGTGCCGCCCGAGAAGCGGCCGTCGGTGATCAGGCCCACGCTTTCGCCCAGGCCGGCGCCGATCAGCGCGCCCGTGGGCGCCAGCATCTCGGGCATGCCCGGGCCGCCCTTGGGGCCAAGATAGCGCAGCACCATCACGTCGCCGGCCACGATCTTGCCGGCCAGGATGGCCTGCAGCGCCGACTGCTCGTCGTCGAACACGCGCGCCGGGCCGGTGATGACCGGGTTCTTCAGGCCGGTGATCTTGGCGACCGCGCCTTCGGGCGACAGGTTGCCCTTGAGGATGGCCAGGTGCCCTTCGGCGTACATGGGCTTGTCGATGGGGCGGATCACGTCCTGGTCGGCGCGCGGCACGTCGGGCACGTCCTTCAGCACTTCGGCGATGGTCTGGCCGCTGATGGTGATGCAGTCGCCATGCAAGAGGCCGGCGTTGAGCAGCACCTTCATCACCTGCGGAATGCCGCCGGCCTTGTGCAGGTCGACCGCGAGGTACTTGCCCGAGGGCTTCAGGTCGCACAGCACCGGCACCTTCTTGCGCATGCGCTCGAAGTCGTCGATGGTCCACTCCACTTCGGCCGCGTGCGCGATCGCCAGGAAGTGCAGCACCGCGTTGGTCGAACCGCCCGTGGCCATGATGACGGCCACGGCGTTCTCGATGGCCTTCTTGGTCACGATGTCGCGCGGCTTCAGGTCTTTCTTGATCGCCTCGATCAGCACCTTGGCCGATTCCTTGGCCGAGTTGGCCTTCTCGTCATGCGGGTTCGCCATGGTCGACGAGTAGGGCAGCGAGATGCCGAGCGCCTCGAACGCGCTCGACATGGTGTTGGCCGTGTACATGCCGCCGCAGGAGCCGGTGCCGGGAATGGCGCGCTTCTCGATCTCGTGCAGGTCCTCGTCGCTCATGTTGCCGGCGGCGTTCTGGCCCACGGCCTCGAACACGCTCACGATGTTGAGGTCCTGCCCCTTGTAGCGGCCCGGCAGGATGGTGCCGCCGTAGACATAGATGGCCGGCACGTTGGCGCGCAGCATGCCCATCAGGCCGCCGGGCATGTTCTTGTCGCAGCCGCCGACCACCAGCACGCCGTCCATCCACTGGCCGCCCACGCAGGTCTCGATGCAGTCCGAAATGACTTCGCGGCTCACCAGCGAATACTTCATGCCCTCGGTGCCCATGGCCATGCCGTCGGAGATGGTGGGGGTGCCGAACACCTGCGCGTTGCCGCCGGCTTCCTCGATGCCCGCGATGGCCGCGTCGGCCAGCTTCTGCAGGCCCGAGTTGCAGGGCGTGATGGTGCTGTGGCCGTTGGCCACGCCGACCATCGGCTTCTTGAAGTCGCTTTCCTCGTAGCCCATGGCGTAGAACATCGAGCGGTTGGGCGCGCGGCTCTTGCCTTCGACGATGTTGGCGCTGCGGCGGTTGATCTGGATTGGCTTGGTGTCCATGGTGTCTCTTGTGTCGTGGGGGAGATCGAGGGGAATTCCAAGTATCGGACTTCTCATTGATTCATTCCAATCCATTTTTATGCGCCGATTGATATGCTTGGCATATGAAAGATGCCTTGGTCGACCTGCGCGCCTGGCGCCAGTTCGTGGCCGTGGCCGAAGAGCTGCACTTCGGCCGCGCCGCATTGCGGCTGCACATGACCCAGCCGCCGGTGACGCAGGCCATTGCCCAGCTCGAAAAGACATTGGGCGTGGTGCTGTTCGACCGCACCCGCCGGCGCGTGGCGCTCACGCCCGCCGGCGAGGCGCTGCTGCCCGACGTGCGCGAACTGCTGGCGCGTGCCCAGGCGCTGCCGGCGCGGGCCCGCGCGGCGGCGGCCGGGCAGGTGGGGCGCGTGCGCATCGCCTTCGTCTCGACCGTCGGCTTCGAGCAGCTGCCGGCCTGGGTGCGCGAATTCCGCGTGCTCTGCCCGGAGGTGGCGCTCGAGCTGGTCGAAGCCACGGGCGACGTGCAGCTCGAGGCCTTTGCGCGCGGCGAGATCGACGCCGGCCTGATGCTCCATTCGCCGGGCGCCGCGCCGCCCGGGCTGGCGCGCCTGCTGGTGGAGGAAGAAGCGCTGGTGCTGGCCCTGCCGGCGCAGCACCGGCTCGCGCGCGCGCGGCCCGTGCCGCTGGCGGAGGCGCTGGCCGAACCGCTCGTGATCTTTCCGCGCCGCATCCTGCCGTCGCTGCACGATGCGGTCTTCGATCTCTACCACGCGGCGGGGCGCACGCCGCAGGTGGCGCAGGAGGCGATACAGATGCAGACCATCGTCAATCTGGTTTCCGGGGGCATCGGCGTGGCCTGGGTGCCGCACAGCGTGATGCAGTTCCGGCGCGCCGGGGTGGTCTATCGGCAGGCCGGCGAGTTCAAGGGCGTGGGCCGGCGCCGCGTGGCGCTTCCGGCCTGCGAAACCAGCCTCGTGTGGCCCGCGCAGGCGGCGCATCCGGCGCTGGCGCGCTTCGTGGAGTTCGTGCGGGAGCGCACGGGGCGGGCGCGGGCGAAGTAGTGGCCTTCCCCGGGGCACAATCTGCGCCATGCTCATGTATCCGCAGATCAATCCTGTCGCCCTGCAGCTCGGGCCCGTTGCCATTCACTGGTACGGCCTGACCTACCTGGCTGCGTTCGCGCTGTTCTATTTTCTCGGCACGCGCCGGCTGCACCACGAGCCGTACCGCTCGCTGGTCGGCCAAGGCGCCTGGCAGCGCAAGGACATCGAGGACATTCTCTTCCTGGGCGTGATGGGCGTGATCGTGGGCGGGCGGCTCGGCTACTGCCTGTTCTACAAGCCCGAGTTCTATCTCTCGCATCCGCTCGAAATCCTCTATGTGTGGCAGGGCGGCATGAGCTTCCACGGCGGCCTGCTGGGCGTGATCGGCGCGATGGTCTGGTTCGCGCATTCGCGCGCCCGGCCGTTCTGGCAGGTGATGGACTTCGTGTCGCCCTGCGTGCCCACGGGCCTGGCGGCGGGCCGCGTCGGCAACTTCATCAACGGCGAACTCTGGGGCCGCTTCAGCAGCCCCGACCTGCCCTGGGGCATGGTGTTTCCGCAGAGCGGCTCGATGCTGCCGCGCCATCCCTCGCAGGTCTACCAGTTCCTGCTCGAGGGGCTTCTTCTGTTCGCCATCATGTGGCTCTATGCGCGCAAGGAACGCAAGCAGGGGCAGGTGGCTGCGGTGTTCCTGATCGGCTACGGCGCGCTGCGCTTCATTGCCGAATATTTCCGCGAGCCTGACGACTTCCTGGGCCTGCGCGCGCTCAACCTGAGCCAGGGGCAGTGGCTCAGCGTGCCGATGGTGGTGTTTGGTATCGGCCTGTGGGTCTGGGCCGCGCAGCGCCGCCGGCCGGCGAGCGCCTGAGCGTCGGGTGCTCCGGGTAAGCCCGGCTGCGCAATTTGCGCGCGGCCCTTGCGCTGCACCCCATGCAGGCTCACAATTATGCGTAATTACAGGAAATTACGGGTAACGAACTCCCTTCGCCTCTCATGCGCCTGGTCCCCAACTCCCTGCACGACGAAGTCGCCGCCACACTGCGCGAGCAGATCTTCGCGGGCGCGCTGGTGCCGGGCAGTTTCCTGGACGAGGCCGCGCTGTGCGAGCGGCTGTCGATCTCGCGCACCCCCTTGCGCGAAGCGCTCAAGGTGCTGACCGCCGAGGGCCTGCTGCGCCATGAGCCGCGGCGCGGCTGCTTCGTGCGCGAGGTGACGGAGCGCGATCTCGACGAGATATTTCCCGTCATCGCGCTGCTCGAAGGCCGCTGCGCCTACGAGGCGGCCCGCAACGCGAGCGATGCGGAGCTGAACGAACTCGACGCGCTGCACGAACGGCTGGTGCGCCACGCCAAGGCCAAGCGCATCAACGACTACTACGCCACCAACCACCTGATCCACGAGGCCATCATCCAGCTGGCCGATAACAAGTGGCTGGCGCAGGTGATTGGCGATCTGCGCAAAATTCTCAAGCTGGCACGGCTTCAGCAATTGCATGCGCCGGGCCGGCTCGAGCAGAGCCTGTCGGAGCATCTGGCGGTGTTCGCGGCGCTCAAGGCGCGCGACAGCGAGGGCGCGGACGCGGCCATGCGCACGCACCTGACACGGCAGCGCGAGGCGCTGCGCGAAGTGGCGCGGCAACAGAAATCCCGGGTGATGTCATGAATGACGGCGTGAAGGAAGGCATCACCGCATTCCACAGCATTGGAGTTTGTCGATGAGTGCGACCGAATGGTTCCAGGCGCGGCTGCGCTCTGGTGAAAAGTCCGGCAACAAGGTGCCCGTGGCACCCGAGGGCGCGGCCCGCAGCGCGCCCAAGACCGCCGCGAAGCCCAGCGTGCGCTCGACCGCCGAGCGCATGCAGGCCACGCTGCGCAAGGCCGACGAAGCCTTGTCGCCGCGTGCCTTGCGCCGCGTGCTCGCGGCCTTGCAGGCCGTGATCGATCCGCGCGTGAGCGAGGTCGAGGGCGGGCGCCGGGCCCATGCCATTGCACGCGAATATGCCGCCGCCACGCCCGAGGAGCGGCGCGACTACTGGGCGCTGATGAGCGAGCATTTCGCCGCCGACCCGCACAAGCTCAAGTCCGCGCGCGACCAGCACCAGGCCGCCGTGGGAACAGCCGACGAAGGCCAGGCCGAGTTGAAGCTGCGGCGCGCGCTGGTGTCGCCGCGCATGCGCCTCTTGCAGCGTTTTGCGGTCGAGCCCGAGGGCATGCGCTTCCTGGTCGACCTGCGCGCCGAGCTGCTGCCTTTCCTGAAGTCCGACAAGCGGCTCATCGCACTCGATGCCGAACTGGAGCATCTGTTCTCCACCTGGTTCGACGTGGCGTTCCTCGAACTGCGCCGCATCGACTGGCATTCGCCGGCTTCATTGATCGAGAAGCTGATCCGCTACGAGGCCGTGCACGACATCAAGAGCTGGACCGACGTGAAGAACCGGCTCGACGACAGCGACCGCCGCTGCTACGGCTTCTTTCATCCGCGCCTGCCCAACGAGCCGCTGATCTTCGTCGAGGTGGCGCTGGTCGACCGCATCAGCGACGGCATCACGCCGCTGCTCGACGAAGCCGCCGTACCGATCCAGCCGGCCAAGGCCACCACCGCCGTCTTCTATTCGATCAGCAACACCCAGAACGGGCTGCGCGGCGTGAGCTTTGGCGATTCGCTCATCAAGCGCGTGGTCGAGACGCTGCAGGACGAACTGCCGCGCCTGAAGATCTTTGCCACGCTGTCGCCGATCCCGGGCTTTCGCACCTGGCTCGCCAGGAATGCCGCGGAGCTGCTGCCACGGCTGGACGAAAAGCGCGAGGCCGAGCTCGGCCGCCTTGTCGGTTCGCTGCCGCCGACCGCCGAGCGCCTGCTCGCCGCGGTGGATGCGCCCGCCACGCTCGATGCCAAGTCGCCGCTGCGCCAGTGGCTTTTGCAGGCCGCCGCCGAATACCTGGGCCACACGCTGATCGACGGCACGCCGGCCGATCCGGTGGCGCGCTTCCACCTGGGCAATGGCGCGCGCGTGGAGCGGCTCAACTGGGCCGGCGATCCGTCGCCCAAGGCGCAGAAGCAGTCGTACGGCCTGATGGTCAATTACCTCTACGATCTCAAGCGCCTCGACAAGCATCGCGCATGGCTCGCCGAGGGCAAGGTGGCGGTATCGGGGGATGTTGAAAGCCTGTTCTTCAAAAAAGGCTGAGTTCTGAAAAAAGAAGCCCGGCGCGCGATGCGCCGGCCCGCATGGTGCGGAATCCACAACGACAGGAGATGACAGATGACTCAGAGTTTTCAGCGACGCGACATACTGCGCCTGGCCGCAGCCGGTGCAGCCGTTCTGTGCAGCGGCGCAGGTGCGCAGGGGGGTAACTGGCCGACGCGGCCGGTCAACATGGTCGTGCCGTTTCCGGCCGGCGGCGGCACCGACGCCTTCGCGCGACCGCTCTCGGCCCAGTTCGCCAAGATCACCGGCCAGACGCTGGTCATCGACAACCGCGGCGGCGCCGGCGGCACCGTGGGCGCCAGCATTGCATCGAAGGCCCAGGCCGACGGCTACACGCTCTTCATGGGCGCGGTGCACCACGCCATTGCGCCATCGATCTATCCCAAGCTCGACTACGACCTCGAGAAAGACTTCGTGCCGCTGATGCTGCTGGCCAACGTGCCGCAGGTGGTGGTGGTCAATCCGCGCCGCGTCACGGCCAATACGCTGCAGGAACTCGTGGCCGCCGCCAAGCGCAATCCCGGCAAGCTCAACTACGGCTCGGCCGGCGCGGGCACCTCGCACCACCTGGCGGGCGAACTGTTCAAGCTGCAGACCGGTACTTTCATCACGCACATCCCGTACCGCGGCGCGGGGCCGGCGCTGTCCGACCTGATTGCCGGCAACGTCGACCTGATGTTCGACGGCCTCGGCTCTTCCGCCCAGCACATCAAGGGCGGGCGCATCAAGGCGCTGATGGTGGCCGGCAGCAAGCGCAACCCGGCGTTCCCCGACGTGCCCTGCGCGGCCGAGGTCGGCCTGCCCGACTACACGGTCACCACCTGGTACGGCCTGTGGGCGCCCAAGGGCACGCCGGCCGACGTGCAGGCGCGCATCGTCGACGACATGAAGAAGGCCCTTGCGACCGACGAGCTCAAGGCCATCTGGGCCCAGAACGGCTCCGAAATCCCGAGCCTCACCATGGCTTCGTACGGCGGCTTCGTGAGCTCCGAGATCAAGCGCTGGGCCGCGGTGGTGAAGGCCTCGGGCGCCAAGCTGGAGTAGCGCGCGGCCGCGAGCTTCCACGCCCAGAGAGCACACCGAATTTCCGACGTAGTACCTGCCCCGATGAAGACGAAAGCCAATCCCAACTTGTTCGCCGCCCTGCGCGCGGCCTTTCCCGCCGAGCTCGACGGCATTGCCGTGGAAACCGACAACGGGCTGTTCTATTCGTGGCGCGACCTCGATCGCGCCAGCGCAATGATCGCCAACCTGTTCGGCGCGCTGGGGCTGGAGGAGGGCGCCCGCATCGCGGTGCAGGTCGAGAAATCGGTCGAGGCGATGATTCTCTATCTCGCTACGCTGCGCGCAGGCTACGTGTTCCTGCCGCTCAACACCGCCTACCAAAGCGCCGAGATCGAATACTTCATCGGCAACGCCGAGCCGGCCGTGGTGGTGTGCACCAGCCGCAATGCCGCGTGGGTCGGGCCCATCGCCAGCGTGGCGGGCACCCGGCATGTGTTCACGCTGGACGACGACCGCACCGGCACGCTGCTGGAGCTGGCCGCGCAATGCAGCGACCGGCATGAGGTGGCGCGCAAGAATCCCGACGACCTGGCCGCCATCCTCTACACCAGCGGCACCACCGGCCGCAGCAAGGGCGCGATGCTCACGCATGGCAACCTGCTGTCGAACGCCGAAGTGCTCAGGGACTACTGGGGCTGGACAAAAGGCGACGTGCTGATCCACGCGCTGCCGATCTTCCATGTGCATGGCCTTTTCGTTGCGCTGCACGGCGCGCTGCTCAATGGCAGCAAGATGATCTGGCTCTCCCGGTTCGATCCGAAGCGCGTGGTCGAGAAGCTGCCCGAGGC
This genomic window from Variovorax paradoxus contains:
- a CDS encoding LysR family transcriptional regulator encodes the protein MDRLNAMRVFVAVVDAGSLSAAADKLDLSRPVVTRYVAELEQWTGARLLHRTTRRLSLTAAGEELLPRCRQVLELAGDMQEAVRQPAEAPRGQLRITASTSFAQAQLADAVAEYVRLYPGVAVDLVLLDRAVNLVDERIDLAIRVAVEIDPNLIARRLTDCRSVVCASPGYLKEHGQPLRVEELAQRNCLTHSYFGRSLWNFTRKEDGTPVSVAVGGNVSTNDAASLMHLARAGAGIAMLPTYLTAGLLQAGELVRLFPEFEPQVVGMYAVYASRKHMPATLRTMLDFLAGRFTEVPAWDASSQPRRGTAA
- a CDS encoding YqhA family protein, which gives rise to MSAPESFDRPNTPVPARASPLRPLPKLIFASRWLQLPLYLGLIVAQAVYVVHFLVELLHLVEAAFGSKDALQALVTSIGYKTMAPVGTLNETVIMLVVLALIDVVMISNLLIMVIVGGYETFVSRMDLEGHRDQPEWLSHVNASVLKVKLATAIIGISSIHLLKTFINADNYTDRVLIAQTVIHIAFLFSAMAIAYTDKLMNDAATASTRH
- the acs gene encoding acetate--CoA ligase translates to MSSSASKNIESVLVENRVFPPDARATEGARLSGMAAYEALCQEAEQDFEGFWTRLAKGNLQWTKPFTKTLDESKAPFYEWFGDGELNASANCLDKHIGTPVEHKTAIVFEADDGAVTKVTYKELLARVSQFANALKAEGIQKGDRVIIYMPMTVEGVVAMQACARIGATHSVVFGGFSAKALQERIIDAGAVAVITANYQLRGGKELPLKAIVDDGIALGGCESIKTVFVYERTPTAWQRVEGRDKSFAEALAGQSTDCPPVPVNAEHPLFILYTSGSTGKPKGVQHATGGYLLWAKLTMDWTFDIRPEDVFWCTADIGWITGHTYVAYGPLAAGATQVVFEGIPTFPHAGRFWQMIEKHKVSVFYTAPTAIRSLIKAAEGDEKVHPKNWNLDSLRILGSVGEPINPEAWMWYHRNIGHEKCPIVDTFWQTETGGHVITPLPGATPLVPGSCTLPLPGIMAAIVDETGKDLPNGAGGMLVIKRPWPSMIRTIWNDPERFKKSYFPEEMGGTIYLAGDGAVRSADRGYFRITGRIDDVLNVSGHRLGTMEIESALVSKTDLVAEAAVVGRPDDVTGEAVCAFVVLKRSRPTGEEAKQIANELRAWVAKEIGPIAKPKDIRFGDNLPKTRSGKIMRRLLRSIAKGEAITQDISTLENPAILEQLSQTN
- a CDS encoding LapA family protein; protein product: MGVRSAFLFVILLLIAALAALNWGTLSAPVPVSLGFMTVSAPLGLMMLGLTVALGVFFLVYVLYLHSSVLLDAKRHNREMQVQRDLADKAEASRFTELRNFLEAQETKHMAQNADRHAALLTRLGQVESVIRQRSEQSDNTVAAHIGQLEDRIERKPPTDIDPRV
- a CDS encoding c-type cytochrome; its protein translation is MKRLLSFAVLGLGLAAPAFADLALATSKNCMSCHAVDRKVLGPAFKDVAAKYKGNAGAVDMLAAKIIKGGSGVWGPVPMPANTQVSEADAKKLAAWVLLAR
- a CDS encoding TIGR04438 family Trp-rich protein — translated: MLFLLLGLLAVGLKYFEVGMVAGWSWWIVLSPFAMAVAWWAWADWSGYTKRKVVEREEARKQARIDRQRSNMGLPANKSQRPKR
- the ilvD gene encoding dihydroxy-acid dehydratase — protein: MDTKPIQINRRSANIVEGKSRAPNRSMFYAMGYEESDFKKPMVGVANGHSTITPCNSGLQKLADAAIAGIEEAGGNAQVFGTPTISDGMAMGTEGMKYSLVSREVISDCIETCVGGQWMDGVLVVGGCDKNMPGGLMGMLRANVPAIYVYGGTILPGRYKGQDLNIVSVFEAVGQNAAGNMSDEDLHEIEKRAIPGTGSCGGMYTANTMSSAFEALGISLPYSSTMANPHDEKANSAKESAKVLIEAIKKDLKPRDIVTKKAIENAVAVIMATGGSTNAVLHFLAIAHAAEVEWTIDDFERMRKKVPVLCDLKPSGKYLAVDLHKAGGIPQVMKVLLNAGLLHGDCITISGQTIAEVLKDVPDVPRADQDVIRPIDKPMYAEGHLAILKGNLSPEGAVAKITGLKNPVITGPARVFDDEQSALQAILAGKIVAGDVMVLRYLGPKGGPGMPEMLAPTGALIGAGLGESVGLITDGRFSGGTWGMVVGHVAPEAAAGGTIAFVNEGDSITIDAHKLVLELNVPEAELAKRREGWKPPAPRYTRGVQAKFAFNASSASSGAVLDKF
- a CDS encoding LysR family transcriptional regulator — translated: MKDALVDLRAWRQFVAVAEELHFGRAALRLHMTQPPVTQAIAQLEKTLGVVLFDRTRRRVALTPAGEALLPDVRELLARAQALPARARAAAAGQVGRVRIAFVSTVGFEQLPAWVREFRVLCPEVALELVEATGDVQLEAFARGEIDAGLMLHSPGAAPPGLARLLVEEEALVLALPAQHRLARARPVPLAEALAEPLVIFPRRILPSLHDAVFDLYHAAGRTPQVAQEAIQMQTIVNLVSGGIGVAWVPHSVMQFRRAGVVYRQAGEFKGVGRRRVALPACETSLVWPAQAAHPALARFVEFVRERTGRARAK
- the lgt gene encoding prolipoprotein diacylglyceryl transferase is translated as MLMYPQINPVALQLGPVAIHWYGLTYLAAFALFYFLGTRRLHHEPYRSLVGQGAWQRKDIEDILFLGVMGVIVGGRLGYCLFYKPEFYLSHPLEILYVWQGGMSFHGGLLGVIGAMVWFAHSRARPFWQVMDFVSPCVPTGLAAGRVGNFINGELWGRFSSPDLPWGMVFPQSGSMLPRHPSQVYQFLLEGLLLFAIMWLYARKERKQGQVAAVFLIGYGALRFIAEYFREPDDFLGLRALNLSQGQWLSVPMVVFGIGLWVWAAQRRRPASA